One segment of Microbacterium arborescens DNA contains the following:
- a CDS encoding peptidoglycan D,D-transpeptidase FtsI family protein — protein MTTRATRSPRRRTVVALLVVLIVLVAFIVRLVDIQVVNADEHQTDARNLAMEAGTELFGTRGDITDTNGAPLATTTSVYDAKIDPKLAANGIKRKNDDGQTVTVTWPELATEIAAVTGQDAAEVEGIVTTAVAADPESRFAYLERGISTAQYRALADLKLPFVGFDPHPHRTYPDGAVAGNVIGFVGSDETPLEGMESLQNSCLQSSDGTVRYMRGLDGVVIPGTEIEDPAPVNGGTLRLTIDRDLQWYMQQLIAEQTQNLGAESGSILVVEVATGKIRAAAEYPSVDLNDIAASDPADRGSRLFRDSYEPGSTFKPVTAATAIEAAGLTPLSTAWSPDRMEFPNGAVVNDSEHHEAQNLTLTGGLVTSSNVALSQFGTQVDPETRLEYLKKFGVGEGTALNWSGEPKGTYIPTDQWDNQTYYTTTFGQAFTVTAPQVASVYQTIANGGVREPLSLVESCTAADGTVTEPDLPEPVRVIKESTASQVSEMLENVFAQGTLADDIAIPGYRMAGKTGTAQKVDPNTGAYKDNLYYTSLVGYAPADDPKYVVLTAFDEPKTLRLSAANRPAFQKAMTQVLKHYRIMPSDSQTPLLPVTQ, from the coding sequence ATGACGACACGAGCCACCCGCAGTCCGCGCCGCCGTACGGTCGTCGCACTCCTCGTCGTCCTCATCGTCCTCGTCGCCTTCATCGTCCGGCTCGTCGACATCCAGGTCGTCAACGCCGACGAGCACCAGACGGACGCCCGAAACCTGGCGATGGAGGCCGGGACGGAACTCTTCGGGACGCGCGGCGACATCACCGACACCAACGGGGCACCGCTCGCGACGACGACCTCCGTCTACGATGCGAAGATCGACCCGAAGCTCGCCGCGAACGGGATCAAGCGCAAGAACGACGACGGTCAGACCGTCACCGTCACGTGGCCCGAGCTGGCGACCGAGATCGCCGCCGTGACCGGGCAGGATGCCGCCGAGGTCGAGGGCATCGTCACGACCGCCGTCGCTGCTGATCCCGAGTCGCGATTCGCCTATCTCGAGCGTGGGATATCGACGGCGCAGTACCGCGCCCTCGCCGATCTCAAGCTCCCGTTCGTGGGCTTCGACCCCCACCCGCATCGGACCTATCCCGACGGGGCCGTCGCGGGCAACGTCATCGGATTCGTCGGTTCGGACGAGACCCCGCTCGAGGGGATGGAGTCGCTGCAGAACTCGTGCCTGCAGAGCAGCGACGGCACGGTCCGGTACATGCGGGGGCTCGATGGCGTCGTGATCCCCGGGACGGAGATCGAAGATCCCGCGCCCGTCAACGGCGGAACGCTGCGCCTGACGATCGATCGCGATCTGCAGTGGTACATGCAGCAGCTGATCGCCGAGCAGACCCAGAACCTCGGGGCCGAGAGCGGCTCGATCCTCGTCGTGGAGGTCGCCACGGGAAAGATCCGGGCAGCGGCTGAGTACCCCAGCGTCGATCTGAACGACATCGCGGCATCCGACCCGGCCGATCGCGGCAGCCGGCTGTTCCGCGACTCGTACGAGCCGGGATCGACCTTCAAGCCCGTCACGGCGGCGACCGCCATCGAGGCGGCGGGACTCACGCCGCTGTCGACCGCGTGGTCGCCGGATCGGATGGAGTTCCCCAACGGCGCCGTCGTCAACGACTCCGAGCACCACGAGGCGCAGAACCTGACCCTCACCGGCGGGCTCGTCACCTCGTCGAACGTCGCGTTGTCGCAGTTCGGCACGCAGGTCGATCCCGAGACCCGGCTCGAGTACCTCAAGAAGTTCGGTGTCGGCGAGGGCACGGCGCTCAACTGGTCGGGGGAGCCCAAGGGCACCTACATCCCGACCGACCAGTGGGACAACCAGACGTACTACACGACCACGTTCGGCCAGGCCTTCACCGTGACCGCCCCGCAGGTGGCATCGGTCTACCAGACCATCGCGAACGGCGGTGTGCGCGAGCCGCTGAGCCTCGTCGAGTCCTGCACCGCGGCCGACGGTACCGTGACCGAGCCCGACCTGCCCGAGCCGGTGCGCGTCATCAAGGAGAGCACCGCCAGCCAGGTCAGCGAGATGCTCGAGAACGTCTTCGCGCAGGGCACGCTCGCCGATGACATCGCGATCCCGGGCTACCGCATGGCGGGTAAGACGGGCACCGCTCAGAAGGTCGATCCGAACACCGGCGCGTACAAGGACAACCTCTATTACACGTCGCTGGTGGGCTACGCGCCGGCCGACGATCCGAAGTATGTTGTCCTGACGGCGTTCGACGAGCCGAAGACCCTGCGTCTGTCTGCAGCCAACCGGCCGGCGTTCCAGAAGGCCATGACCCAGGTGCTCAAGCACTACCGGATCATGCCGTCCGACTCGCAGACGCCGCTGCTCCCCGTGACCCAGTGA
- a CDS encoding UDP-N-acetylmuramoyl-tripeptide--D-alanyl-D-alanine ligase translates to MISLPLSDIARVLSGTLHLAGGDGPDTRVGGTVDTDSRNIGSGDVFVAKPGDATDGHLFVPAAAEAGASLAIVEHLVDAEITQILVADAVTALADLAREVVGRVRAAGDLRVVGITGSNGKTTTKNLLARILEGEGPTVAPRASFNNSVGAPLTMLRVADDTRYLVSEFGADGSGQIARLAGLVTPDVGVVLMVGMAHAGGFGGVEATLKAKTELVEAVRPGGVAVLNADDARVATMAAVAEARGVRVRWFGRGPAAEVRADDVEVDASGTSCVIVVGEQRMPLRLRVLGEHHVMNALAAITAALELGVALEDAVARLETVELAERWRMQPLGSESVRIINDAYNASPDSMAAALRTLAQITQPGERKVAVLGAMSELGEFAGDEHDRVGLQAVRLRIERIVVIGADARRLYLAAIGEGSWDGEAVFFADADAAYDYLIEELRAGDRVLVKSSNSAGLRHLGDRLGEFFS, encoded by the coding sequence ATGATCTCCCTTCCGTTGTCCGACATCGCCCGGGTGCTTTCGGGCACCCTCCACCTCGCCGGTGGCGACGGCCCCGATACCCGCGTCGGCGGAACGGTCGACACGGACTCGCGCAACATCGGCTCCGGCGACGTGTTCGTGGCCAAGCCGGGCGACGCGACCGACGGACACCTCTTCGTGCCGGCCGCGGCCGAGGCCGGTGCATCGCTCGCGATCGTCGAGCACCTCGTCGACGCCGAGATCACGCAGATCCTCGTCGCCGACGCGGTCACCGCGCTGGCCGACCTCGCGCGCGAGGTCGTGGGCCGGGTGCGCGCCGCAGGCGACCTCCGCGTGGTGGGCATCACGGGATCGAACGGCAAGACCACGACGAAGAACCTCCTCGCCCGCATCCTCGAGGGGGAGGGCCCGACGGTCGCGCCCCGCGCCTCGTTCAACAACTCGGTAGGCGCGCCGCTGACCATGCTCCGGGTCGCGGATGACACCCGGTACCTCGTCAGCGAGTTCGGAGCCGACGGCTCGGGACAGATCGCGCGTCTCGCGGGTCTGGTGACCCCGGACGTCGGCGTGGTCCTCATGGTCGGGATGGCGCATGCCGGCGGTTTCGGCGGCGTGGAGGCGACCCTCAAGGCCAAGACCGAGCTGGTCGAGGCCGTCCGCCCCGGTGGTGTGGCAGTCCTCAACGCCGACGATGCGCGTGTCGCGACGATGGCGGCCGTCGCCGAGGCCCGAGGCGTCCGTGTCCGCTGGTTCGGACGCGGTCCGGCGGCAGAGGTGCGCGCCGACGACGTCGAGGTCGATGCCTCGGGGACGTCCTGCGTGATCGTGGTCGGCGAGCAGCGGATGCCGCTGCGGCTGCGCGTGCTCGGTGAGCACCACGTCATGAACGCGCTGGCCGCGATCACCGCCGCCCTCGAACTGGGGGTGGCCCTCGAAGACGCCGTCGCGCGGCTCGAGACGGTCGAGCTGGCGGAGCGCTGGCGGATGCAGCCGCTCGGGTCCGAGTCGGTGCGCATCATCAACGACGCCTACAACGCGAGCCCCGACTCGATGGCCGCGGCTCTGCGCACCCTCGCGCAGATCACGCAGCCCGGCGAACGGAAGGTCGCCGTGCTCGGCGCGATGAGCGAGCTCGGCGAGTTCGCCGGTGACGAGCACGATCGCGTCGGCCTCCAGGCGGTTCGCCTGCGGATCGAGCGCATCGTCGTCATCGGCGCCGATGCACGGCGGCTCTACCTCGCCGCCATCGGCGAGGGGTCGTGGGACGGCGAGGCGGTGTTCTTCGCCGATGCCGACGCCGCGTACGACTATCTGATCGAGGAGCTGCGCGCCGGCGACCGCGTGCTCGTGAAGTCGTCCAACTCCGCCGGACTGCGGCACCTCGGCGATCGTCTGGGAGAATTCTTCTCGTGA
- the mraY gene encoding phospho-N-acetylmuramoyl-pentapeptide-transferase has translation MRSLLTAATISLAFTLFLTPLFIRLFEKLGWGQVIRTPDDATNPSHHAKRGTPTMGGIIFIIGTIVGYLVGTLTGGAPPSMSGLLVIWMMVGLGVVGFIDDYMKVRSQRSLGLSGWRKVAGQVIVAVSFGVLALLVPNHGGQPVGRPFISLFRDIDWLSFMALGGVAGWLLYLAWISFQAVAWSNATNLTDGLDGLATGAGIFTVSAYSLVTFWQFQQRCASGALVPAYESACYTTNDPMDLTIISASFVGALVGFLWWNAPKAKIFMGDVGSMAIGGVIVAMAVLSRTELLAVIIAGVFIIAPGSVILQRYYFKATGGKRLFLMSPFHHHLEMRGWPEVTIVVRMWIIAGMLAVGGVGLFYVAWLAAV, from the coding sequence GTGAGATCCCTGCTGACGGCCGCGACGATCTCCCTCGCGTTCACACTCTTCCTGACCCCCCTGTTCATCCGGCTCTTCGAGAAGCTGGGCTGGGGGCAGGTCATCCGCACGCCCGACGACGCGACCAACCCGAGCCATCACGCCAAGCGCGGAACGCCCACGATGGGCGGCATCATCTTCATCATCGGGACGATCGTCGGCTACCTCGTCGGCACGTTGACCGGTGGCGCGCCGCCGTCGATGTCGGGTCTGCTCGTGATCTGGATGATGGTCGGTCTCGGTGTCGTCGGATTCATCGACGACTACATGAAGGTCCGCTCGCAGCGGAGCCTCGGCCTGTCGGGGTGGCGGAAGGTCGCGGGGCAGGTGATCGTCGCCGTCTCGTTCGGCGTGCTGGCCCTCCTCGTTCCCAACCACGGCGGCCAGCCGGTGGGGCGCCCGTTCATCTCCCTGTTCCGCGACATCGACTGGCTGTCGTTCATGGCCCTGGGCGGTGTCGCCGGGTGGCTTCTGTACCTCGCGTGGATCTCGTTCCAGGCGGTCGCATGGTCGAACGCCACGAACCTCACCGACGGTCTCGACGGTCTGGCCACCGGCGCGGGCATCTTCACGGTGTCCGCCTACAGCCTCGTGACGTTCTGGCAGTTCCAGCAGCGCTGCGCGAGCGGCGCGCTCGTTCCGGCCTACGAGTCGGCGTGCTACACGACCAACGACCCGATGGATCTCACGATCATCTCCGCGTCGTTCGTCGGCGCGCTCGTGGGGTTCCTGTGGTGGAACGCTCCGAAGGCGAAGATCTTCATGGGCGACGTCGGATCGATGGCCATCGGCGGCGTCATCGTCGCCATGGCCGTGCTCTCGCGCACCGAGCTGCTGGCGGTCATCATCGCGGGCGTGTTCATCATCGCCCCCGGGTCGGTCATCCTCCAGCGGTACTACTTCAAGGCCACGGGCGGAAAACGGCTGTTCCTCATGAGCCCCTTCCACCACCATCTCGAGATGCGCGGCTGGCCCGAGGTGACGATCGTCGTGCGCATGTGGATCATCGCGGGAATGCTCGCCGTCGGCGGTGTCGGACTGTTCTACGTGGCCTGGTTGGCGGCGGTATGA
- the murD gene encoding UDP-N-acetylmuramoyl-L-alanine--D-glutamate ligase has translation MTARLDELTSWHADWRGLRVVVLGLSVTGFSVADTLAELGADVLVATEGADAEYARLLPVIGVSLHDGSLQSVPDAVVAHAPDVVIASPGFPPHHPVIRWARESGIALWGDIELAWRVRDKVVRPDGSPADWLLITGTNGKTTTTQLTAAMLAAGGLRAAPCGNIGVPVLDAVRDPSGFDVLVVEVSSHQLWYLGLADGPDRLSPHASVCLNLADDHLEWHGSFQAYRDAKAVVYENTRVACVYNKADVATREMVEEAEVVEGCRAIGFDLGVPGPSDLGLVDGILVDRAFHDDRRASALELTTVAELAARDLAAPHIVANILAAAALARSLHVEPAAIRAAVLAFRLDPHRIEVVARVAGVTWVDDSKATNPHAAASSLAAFPGAIWVVGGLLKGVDISALVAGRGAATKAAIVIGEDRTAVLAAFARHAPAVPVIEVEATQTEDVMARVVELAAEVAGVGDVVLLAPAAASFDQFASYADRGRRFAEAVRERIGRGDGDHDAEPPDAAPDETR, from the coding sequence ATGACCGCGCGTCTGGACGAGCTGACGAGCTGGCACGCCGACTGGCGTGGCCTCCGCGTCGTGGTCCTCGGGCTCTCGGTCACCGGCTTCTCGGTAGCCGACACCCTCGCCGAGCTCGGCGCGGATGTCCTGGTGGCGACCGAAGGAGCGGATGCGGAGTACGCGCGGCTTCTGCCGGTCATCGGCGTCTCGCTCCACGACGGCTCGCTGCAGAGCGTTCCCGATGCCGTCGTGGCGCACGCGCCCGACGTCGTGATCGCTTCTCCGGGTTTCCCCCCTCACCACCCTGTGATCCGCTGGGCGCGCGAGAGCGGCATCGCGCTGTGGGGTGACATCGAACTCGCCTGGCGCGTGCGCGACAAAGTCGTCCGCCCCGACGGGAGCCCGGCCGATTGGCTTCTCATCACGGGCACGAACGGCAAGACGACCACGACTCAGCTCACCGCGGCGATGCTGGCCGCCGGTGGTCTGCGAGCGGCGCCGTGCGGCAACATCGGTGTGCCGGTGCTCGACGCCGTCCGTGACCCGAGCGGTTTCGATGTGCTGGTCGTCGAGGTGTCGAGCCATCAGCTCTGGTATCTCGGCCTGGCAGACGGCCCCGATCGGCTCTCGCCGCACGCGAGCGTCTGCCTGAATCTCGCCGACGACCACCTCGAATGGCACGGGTCTTTCCAGGCCTATCGAGACGCGAAGGCCGTGGTGTACGAGAACACGCGTGTCGCCTGCGTCTACAACAAGGCGGATGTCGCCACGCGCGAGATGGTCGAGGAGGCGGAGGTCGTCGAGGGCTGTCGTGCCATCGGGTTCGACCTCGGCGTGCCCGGTCCCAGTGATCTGGGGCTCGTGGACGGCATCCTCGTCGATCGCGCCTTCCATGACGACCGGCGCGCCTCCGCCCTCGAACTGACGACGGTCGCGGAGCTCGCCGCGCGTGACCTGGCGGCTCCTCATATCGTCGCGAACATTCTCGCGGCGGCGGCTCTCGCGCGATCCCTCCACGTCGAGCCCGCCGCCATCCGCGCGGCGGTGCTGGCATTCCGACTCGACCCCCACCGCATCGAAGTGGTGGCACGGGTGGCGGGCGTGACCTGGGTCGATGACTCGAAGGCCACGAACCCGCACGCGGCGGCGTCGTCGCTCGCCGCCTTCCCGGGTGCGATCTGGGTCGTGGGCGGGCTCCTCAAGGGAGTCGACATCTCCGCGCTCGTCGCCGGACGCGGAGCGGCCACGAAGGCCGCCATCGTCATCGGCGAGGATCGCACGGCCGTCCTCGCGGCGTTCGCGCGACACGCCCCCGCGGTTCCGGTGATCGAGGTCGAGGCGACTCAGACTGAGGATGTCATGGCACGGGTCGTCGAACTGGCGGCCGAGGTCGCTGGTGTCGGGGACGTGGTCCTCCTCGCCCCTGCAGCAGCCTCGTTCGATCAGTTCGCCTCCTACGCAGACCGCGGTCGCCGCTTCGCGGAGGCCGTGCGCGAACGGATCGGAAGGGGAGACGGTGACCACGACGCCGAGCCGCCCGACGCCGCCCCCGACGAAACTCGCTGA
- the ftsW gene encoding putative lipid II flippase FtsW has product MTTTPSRPTPPPTKLADDGPTRSGFAARVSLGRAFAPVPSEFLLLASTALILTGFGLVMVLSATMATADASPFETVLKQAVFALLGIPLMFIASRMPLRFWKRIAWPALIVGILLQLLVFVPGLGVHNDGNTNWISVFGLQAQPSEFLKLALAVWLGFVLYRKQTLLSKWQHVFIPVVPVGALVIGTVMGGHDLGTAMILMAILLGCLFFSGVKLRLFVIPLLLVVGAAAVFAVTSPNRMARIMSFLNVDSTDCYFADAGSCYQPLHGIWALASGGVFGLGLGNSREKYQWLPAAANDYIFAIVGEELGLIGCAVVLALFALYAVGAFHIVRKTHDPFVRIVAGGITIWVVGQALVNIGVVLRIFPVLGVPLPFMSQGGTSLVSGLLATGVLLSFARTLPVRTPALDVASGARPVRPAAARAGSARR; this is encoded by the coding sequence GTGACCACGACGCCGAGCCGCCCGACGCCGCCCCCGACGAAACTCGCTGACGACGGCCCGACGCGAAGCGGCTTCGCCGCGCGCGTGTCGCTGGGACGCGCGTTCGCCCCGGTGCCGAGCGAGTTCCTGCTGCTGGCCTCGACCGCCCTCATCCTGACCGGGTTCGGTCTCGTGATGGTGCTCTCGGCGACGATGGCCACGGCGGACGCGAGCCCGTTCGAAACGGTGCTGAAGCAGGCCGTGTTCGCTCTGCTCGGCATCCCGCTGATGTTCATCGCGAGCCGGATGCCGCTGCGCTTCTGGAAGCGCATCGCGTGGCCGGCGCTCATCGTCGGCATTCTGCTGCAGCTGCTGGTCTTCGTGCCCGGACTGGGTGTTCACAACGACGGAAACACCAACTGGATCTCGGTCTTCGGCTTGCAGGCTCAACCGTCGGAGTTCTTGAAGCTCGCCCTCGCGGTATGGCTGGGGTTCGTGCTCTATCGCAAGCAGACTCTCCTGTCGAAGTGGCAGCACGTGTTCATCCCGGTCGTCCCGGTCGGAGCGCTGGTGATCGGCACCGTCATGGGCGGGCACGACCTGGGCACCGCGATGATCCTCATGGCGATCCTGCTCGGGTGCCTGTTCTTCTCCGGCGTCAAACTGCGGCTGTTCGTGATCCCGCTCCTCCTCGTGGTCGGTGCGGCCGCGGTCTTCGCGGTCACGAGCCCCAACCGCATGGCGCGGATCATGAGCTTCCTCAACGTCGATTCGACGGACTGCTACTTCGCCGATGCGGGCTCGTGCTACCAGCCGCTCCACGGCATCTGGGCGCTCGCGAGCGGCGGCGTCTTCGGTCTCGGTCTCGGCAATTCGCGGGAGAAGTACCAGTGGCTCCCCGCCGCCGCGAACGACTACATCTTCGCGATCGTGGGGGAGGAGCTCGGCCTCATCGGCTGCGCCGTCGTCCTCGCGCTGTTCGCGCTCTACGCGGTGGGCGCCTTCCACATCGTCCGCAAGACGCACGACCCGTTCGTGCGGATCGTCGCCGGCGGCATCACCATCTGGGTGGTCGGCCAGGCGCTCGTGAACATCGGCGTCGTCCTTCGCATCTTCCCCGTCCTCGGGGTGCCCCTGCCGTTCATGTCACAGGGCGGCACATCCCTCGTCTCGGGTCTTCTGGCCACCGGGGTGCTGCTCTCGTTCGCGCGGACGCTGCCGGTGCGCACCCCGGCGCTCGACGTGGCCTCGGGTGCTCGCCCCGTCCGGCCCGCGGCCGCTCGGGCCGGGTCCGCCCGCCGGTAG